The Actinopolyspora erythraea genome has a segment encoding these proteins:
- a CDS encoding SAF domain-containing protein, translating to MRQGGANGQRWRRARERAGDVLRIHARRIVLLRRALVVALLLTAGWYALPAVSGTTPSGVAVLTASHDLEPGHRLTTEDVNMVRMPAELAPDGVLRQRERATGGVLARAARRGEPLTDLSLLDEQLAELTSGETNEAAVAIRPADDATAKLLHPGRHVDVVGSRNGRAEVLAERAAVLAVRSRERGSERGPLVVVGLDRHRAAAVAAAALRETVTMTLR from the coding sequence TTGCGACAGGGTGGGGCCAACGGGCAGCGGTGGCGACGGGCACGGGAACGCGCGGGCGATGTGCTGCGAATACACGCCAGGCGGATCGTACTGCTGCGTCGTGCCCTGGTGGTCGCACTCCTGCTGACGGCGGGCTGGTACGCGTTGCCCGCCGTGTCCGGGACGACGCCGAGCGGAGTGGCGGTGCTGACCGCCTCCCACGACCTCGAACCGGGGCACCGCCTCACCACCGAAGATGTGAACATGGTTCGGATGCCCGCAGAACTCGCCCCCGACGGGGTGCTGCGACAGCGGGAACGAGCCACCGGCGGCGTGCTGGCTCGCGCCGCTCGCCGGGGCGAACCACTGACCGATCTGAGTCTGCTCGACGAGCAGCTCGCCGAGCTCACCTCGGGCGAGACGAACGAGGCCGCCGTCGCCATCCGCCCCGCCGACGACGCGACGGCGAAGCTGCTGCACCCTGGGCGGCACGTCGACGTGGTGGGCAGCCGGAACGGACGGGCCGAGGTGCTGGCCGAACGCGCGGCGGTCCTGGCCGTCCGTAGCCGGGAACGCGGTTCGGAACGCGGACCACTGGTGGTGGTGGGACTCGACCGTCACCGCGCCGCCGCCGTGGCCGCCGCCGCGCTGCG
- the glp gene encoding molybdotransferase-like divisome protein Glp: protein MRSVDEQLARVLAAAVRPSPVRVAIAEAQGLLCAEEVVAERALPGADQAAVDGYAVRGVDVRHADSEPVELPVVGEVAAGSRQPRRLQPGQTVYVATGAPLPTLSDAVVPASDTDQHPAKVTIWRSVPSAAFVRREGADVRSGDVAVRRGTAIGPAQVGLLAAIGRSKVLVHPRPRVSLISLGPELVDVDRTPGAGQIYDVNSYALAAAARDAGADVTRVGIVDSDPRRLREVVEGRLLLSEVVVIAGASGGSAGAEVRSCLEELGDLDTTRVAMHPGSTQGFGRLGPDRVPTFLLPANPVSALVVFEVLVRPLLRSALGKANPHRRAISAELVSPVSSTKGRRGFVRGRLLRDSEGGSYLVQPVGGSGEHLLASLAEANCLMVLDEDVTQAVAGERLQVSFLSQRS, encoded by the coding sequence ATGAGATCAGTTGATGAGCAGCTTGCACGGGTACTCGCGGCCGCCGTGCGGCCTTCACCTGTTCGGGTGGCGATAGCGGAGGCGCAGGGACTGTTGTGCGCGGAGGAGGTGGTGGCCGAGCGGGCGCTGCCGGGCGCCGACCAGGCCGCCGTGGACGGCTACGCGGTCCGCGGCGTCGACGTGCGTCACGCCGACAGCGAGCCGGTGGAGCTGCCCGTCGTGGGCGAGGTGGCCGCCGGTTCACGGCAGCCCCGCCGGCTGCAGCCGGGACAGACGGTCTACGTGGCTACCGGGGCGCCGTTGCCGACCCTGTCCGACGCGGTGGTCCCCGCGTCGGACACCGACCAGCACCCCGCCAAGGTCACGATCTGGCGTTCGGTGCCTTCGGCCGCCTTCGTCCGGCGTGAGGGCGCGGACGTGCGCTCCGGTGACGTCGCGGTACGCCGCGGGACGGCGATCGGTCCGGCCCAGGTGGGGCTGCTGGCCGCCATCGGCCGAAGCAAGGTGCTGGTGCACCCCAGGCCACGGGTGTCGTTGATCTCGTTGGGGCCCGAGCTGGTCGATGTGGACCGTACTCCGGGCGCGGGCCAGATCTACGACGTGAACTCCTACGCGCTGGCGGCGGCGGCCAGGGACGCGGGCGCCGATGTGACCAGGGTCGGGATCGTCGATTCCGACCCCCGGCGCCTGCGCGAGGTGGTGGAGGGCAGGCTGCTGCTTTCCGAGGTGGTGGTCATAGCGGGTGCCTCGGGGGGTTCGGCCGGCGCCGAGGTCCGGTCCTGCCTGGAGGAGCTGGGCGATCTCGACACCACGCGAGTGGCCATGCACCCCGGCTCCACCCAGGGTTTCGGGCGCCTCGGTCCCGACCGGGTGCCCACCTTCCTGCTGCCCGCCAATCCCGTGAGCGCTCTCGTCGTCTTCGAGGTGTTGGTCCGGCCGTTGCTGCGCTCGGCGCTGGGCAAGGCCAATCCGCACCGGCGTGCCATCTCGGCGGAGCTGGTCTCGCCGGTCTCCTCCACCAAGGGACGGCGCGGTTTCGTGCGTGGCAGGCTGTTGCGGGACTCCGAGGGCGGCTCCTACCTGGTGCAGCCCGTGGGAGGTTCCGGTGAACACCTGTTGGCCTCGCTGGCCGAGGCCAACTGTCTGATGGTGCTGGACGAGGACGTCACCCAGGCGGTAGCGGGGGAGCGGCTCCAGGTCAGTTTCCTGTCCCAGCGGTCCTGA
- a CDS encoding UTP--glucose-1-phosphate uridylyltransferase, whose product MSSLTSSQAAAAFRTAIVPAAGLGTRFLPTTKSVPKELLPVVDTPGIELVASEAAEAGADRLVVVTAPDKRSVIEYFQPQPELEATLEARDKRQLLRKVRRGPELITAESAIQDKALGLGHAVACAESNLGEDEDAVAVLLPDDLVYPEDADEAGVLTRMSEIRDRYGGSVLCAFDIPPEQTTSYGVFNVSDTEESDVKRVHGMVEKPAPAEAPSNLAAAGRYLLDRGIFDALRRIEPGAGGELQLTDAVALLIAEGHPVHVVVHRGTRHDLGNPGGFLKAAVDFALRDSEYGTDLREWLGERLNRS is encoded by the coding sequence ATGAGTAGCCTGACGAGCTCGCAGGCGGCTGCGGCATTCCGCACCGCGATCGTTCCAGCGGCGGGTCTGGGAACTCGCTTTCTGCCGACCACGAAATCCGTGCCCAAGGAGCTGCTGCCGGTCGTCGACACGCCGGGCATCGAGCTGGTCGCCTCCGAGGCGGCCGAGGCGGGCGCCGACCGGCTGGTCGTTGTCACCGCTCCGGACAAGCGCTCGGTGATCGAGTACTTCCAGCCCCAGCCGGAACTGGAAGCGACCCTGGAGGCGAGGGACAAGCGACAATTGCTGCGCAAGGTGCGCAGAGGTCCGGAACTGATCACCGCCGAATCCGCGATCCAGGACAAGGCGCTGGGACTGGGGCACGCCGTGGCGTGCGCCGAGTCGAACCTGGGCGAGGACGAGGACGCGGTGGCGGTGCTGCTTCCCGACGACCTGGTCTACCCCGAGGACGCCGACGAGGCGGGTGTGCTGACCAGGATGTCCGAGATACGTGACCGCTACGGCGGCAGTGTGCTGTGCGCCTTCGACATACCCCCCGAGCAGACCACCTCCTACGGTGTGTTCAACGTTTCGGACACCGAGGAGTCCGACGTCAAACGGGTGCACGGCATGGTGGAGAAGCCCGCCCCGGCGGAAGCGCCCTCCAACCTCGCCGCCGCGGGTCGGTACCTGCTGGACCGAGGGATATTCGACGCGTTGCGGCGCATCGAACCGGGTGCCGGCGGTGAACTGCAACTGACCGATGCCGTAGCGTTGCTGATCGCGGAGGGGCACCCGGTTCACGTCGTGGTCCACCGTGGGACGCGACACGATCTGGGAAATCCCGGCGGTTTCCTGAAAGCCGCGGTTGACTTCGCGCTACGGGACTCCGAGTACGGGACCGACCTGCGGGAGTGGCTGGGCGAACGGCTGAACCGGAGCTGA
- a CDS encoding 5-formyltetrahydrofolate cyclo-ligase, with translation MTLSADELNRKEQWRRSLSSERDALSEPARAEENRALRTGILGWLAEAGIGTVCAYVPVGSEPGSPELLDELVARGHRVLLPVVAGRNPLEWAEYHGPDSLRRATYGLLEPSTPHLGVRAVSEAGAVLVPALAVDRDGVRLGKGAGFYDRTLPLADESAELTAVVRDSEFVERLPAESHDVRVAGVITPERGFTRLPV, from the coding sequence GTGACGCTCTCAGCTGATGAACTGAACCGGAAAGAACAGTGGCGGCGCAGTCTGAGCTCGGAACGCGACGCCCTCTCCGAACCGGCCCGCGCCGAGGAGAACCGCGCGCTGCGGACTGGGATACTCGGTTGGCTGGCCGAGGCCGGGATCGGCACGGTCTGCGCCTACGTTCCGGTGGGCTCCGAGCCGGGATCGCCGGAGCTGCTCGACGAGCTCGTGGCACGGGGGCACCGGGTGCTGCTTCCCGTGGTGGCGGGCAGGAACCCGTTGGAATGGGCCGAGTACCACGGTCCGGACTCGCTTCGGCGCGCCACCTACGGGCTGCTGGAACCGAGCACTCCCCACCTGGGCGTGCGGGCCGTCTCGGAGGCCGGGGCGGTACTGGTACCGGCACTGGCCGTCGACCGCGACGGGGTACGCTTGGGCAAGGGCGCCGGTTTCTACGACCGGACGTTGCCGCTGGCCGACGAGTCGGCCGAGCTCACGGCTGTGGTCCGCGACTCCGAGTTCGTCGAACGGTTGCCCGCCGAGTCACACGACGTGCGCGTCGCCGGAGTCATCACCCCCGAGCGGGGATTCACCCGCCTACCGGTGTGA
- a CDS encoding FmdB family zinc ribbon protein: MPTYQYACTACGHDFETFQSLSEDSLSECPECAGRLRKKFNAVGVVFKGSGFYRTDSRGSNSSSESSSSSGSGNGSTTGSGSNGSDSSNGSSGGSSESSSSGNQAQTSAASN; encoded by the coding sequence GTGCCCACTTACCAGTACGCCTGCACCGCCTGCGGGCACGATTTCGAGACCTTCCAGTCGCTGAGCGAGGACTCGCTCAGCGAGTGCCCGGAGTGCGCGGGCAGGCTGCGGAAGAAGTTCAACGCGGTGGGCGTCGTCTTCAAGGGCAGCGGGTTCTACCGCACCGACAGCCGTGGCTCGAACTCGTCGAGCGAGTCGAGCTCCTCCTCCGGTTCGGGGAACGGCTCCACCACGGGCTCCGGGTCCAACGGATCCGACTCGTCGAACGGGAGTTCCGGCGGCTCCTCGGAGTCGAGTTCCTCCGGAAACCAGGCGCAGACCTCGGCCGCGTCGAACTGA
- a CDS encoding GNAT family N-acetyltransferase, which yields MTGAVPEFELAEGRHPGWPARLGPLLVTAGRVALRPPRLRDAAAWSEVRLRDRDYLRRWEPTGGDWNQRNTSTAWFGQWGALRRMARRGHVLPFVITLDGALVGQLTVGNIIRGALRSGWIGYWVSQSSAGAGVATTAVAMAVDHCFGSVGLHRLEATVRPENSPSVRVLEKSGFRREGLFERYLDVAGAWRDHWVYALTREEIPEGAVTALIRAGRAERP from the coding sequence ATGACGGGAGCTGTCCCGGAGTTCGAGCTCGCTGAGGGGAGACACCCCGGTTGGCCCGCCAGGCTCGGCCCGTTGCTGGTGACGGCGGGCAGGGTGGCGTTGCGCCCGCCCAGGCTGCGGGACGCGGCCGCGTGGAGTGAGGTGCGGCTTCGGGACAGGGACTACCTGCGGCGTTGGGAGCCCACGGGTGGTGACTGGAACCAGCGCAACACGAGCACCGCCTGGTTCGGGCAGTGGGGCGCGCTGCGCAGGATGGCCAGGCGCGGCCACGTGCTGCCGTTCGTCATAACCCTGGACGGCGCGCTGGTGGGGCAGCTCACGGTCGGAAACATCATCCGTGGTGCTCTCCGCTCGGGCTGGATCGGTTACTGGGTCTCCCAGTCGAGTGCGGGCGCGGGAGTGGCCACCACCGCCGTGGCCATGGCGGTGGATCACTGCTTCGGGTCCGTCGGGCTGCACCGGCTGGAGGCCACGGTACGACCGGAGAACTCCCCCAGCGTTCGCGTGCTGGAGAAGTCCGGGTTCCGGCGCGAGGGGTTGTTCGAACGCTACCTGGATGTCGCGGGCGCCTGGCGTGATCACTGGGTCTATGCGCTGACCAGGGAGGA